The following coding sequences are from one Diabrotica virgifera virgifera chromosome 2, PGI_DIABVI_V3a window:
- the LOC114332932 gene encoding serine/threonine-protein kinase 24-like: MSTPKLYYLEEILTKHELVGQGSFGEVFKGIDKRSNQVVAIKIIDLEKAQDEIDDIQQEINILSQCDSPFITKYFGSLLKESKLWIIMEYLGGGSAKDLMKAGPLEEAHIAVILREVLKGLEYLHSEQKLHRDIKAANIMLSETGEVKLADLGVAGQLTNTMNKRNTLTGTPYWMAPEVIKQNFYDYKADIWSLGITAIELADGEPPYSKMHTMQALAKIADSSPPKLEGDFSKPFKDFVETCLNKKPEYRPPAKDLLKLLFIRKAKRNYVLIDLIERYLKWKRENAETLDTRFNDDWFSTTSTVPDWNLTVTEDSNEMFNTLVKKNIIIDPLPAKSHLSDVMKNLINDKIVSMAFTDAEDCYPGISELFVTNVITKLLPSISEHRLEEVLNKIKSSGE; the protein is encoded by the coding sequence atgtcaACACCTAAACTTTACTACTTAGAAGAGATACTCACGAAACACGAACTTGTTGGCCAAGGCTCATTTGGTGAAGTTTTTAAAGGTATTGACAAGAGATCAAATCAAGTAGTAGCCATAAAAATAATCGACTTGGAAAAAGCTCAAGACGAAATAGATGACATCCAACAAGAAATCAATATTCTTTCTCAATGTGACAGTCCTTTCATAACTAAGTATTTTGGTTCATTATTAAAAGAAAGCAAGTTATGGATCATTATGGAATATTTAGGAGGGGGTTCCGCTAAAGATCTCATGAAAGCAGGACCTTTAGAAGAAGCACATATAGCTGTTATTCTTCGAGAGGTTCTTAAAGGTTTGGAATATTTACACAGTGAGCAGAAATTACATAGAGACATCAAAGCTGCCAATATTATGCTTAGCGAAACTGGAGAGGTAAAATTAGCAGATTTAGGTGTCGCGGGACAATTAACTAACACCATGAATAAAAGGAATACTTTAACAGGAACTCCATATTGGATGGCTCCTGAGGTTATCAAACAAAATTTTTACGATTATAAAGCTGATATTTGGAGTTTGGGAATTACTGCAATAGAATTGGCTGACGGTGAACCTCCTTATTCTAAAATGCACACTATGCAAGCTCTGGCTAAAATAGCAGATAGCAGCCCTCCCAAATTAGAAGGCGATTTCAGTAAACCGTTTAAAGATTTCGTGGAGACTTGTTTGAACAAGAAACCAGAATATAGACCACCGGCTAAAGACTTGTTAAAGCTTCTCTTCATTAGAAAGGCTAAGCGAAATTACGTACTAATAGATCTAATAGAGAGATACCTGAAGTGGAAACGTGAAAATGCCGAAACGTTGGATACTCGTTTTAATGACGACTGGTTTAGTACCACATCGACAGTACCTGATTGGAACTTAACCGTTACAGAAGATTCAAACGAAATGTTTAACACGCTCGTTAAGAAAAACATCATAATTGATCCCCTTCCTGCAAAAAGTCACTTATCTGATGTAATGAAGAATTTAATTAATGATAAAATTGTCAGTATGGCATTCACGGACGCAGAAGACTGTTATCCTGGTATTAGCGAGCTCTTTGTAACCAACGTGATCACAAAGCTGTTGCCCTCTATTTCGGAACACAGACTTGAGGAGGTTTTGAACAAGATAAAAAGCAGCGGTGAATAG